The following are from one region of the Salvia splendens isolate huo1 chromosome 2, SspV2, whole genome shotgun sequence genome:
- the LOC121767144 gene encoding type I inositol polyphosphate 5-phosphatase 4-like isoform X1 encodes MRDDNSKKSKFSWPKTLVKKWLNIKGETEDFHADDIISGGVDEEWRNNFREREEACTIKKIKTERSGRRTSDRLRRSKVDLEASHLTDVNNYRIFVATWNVAGKSPPSCLNLEEWLHTSPPADVYVLGFQEIVPLNAGNVLGTEDNGPARKWLALIRETLNSLPGSSGNCRTPSPVPDPIVELDDDFEGSNSSREKIPSFFQRRSFQSLSRSMRVMGDMSQPRLEGRYSVCDRAIYGHSRPSDYSFDPNGRWDCSSDDDNNNGLSESHCTYSSPIPYNGSASMDDRDRGPVQSRYCLVASKQMVGIFLTIWIKRDLRDAVRNLKVSCVGRGLMGYLGNKGSISISMSLHQTSFCFVCSHLTSGEKDGDELRRNSDVMEILRKTRFPRVHGVGDEKSPQTILEHDRIIWLGDLNYRIALSYRCAKALVEMRNWRVLLENDQLSIEQRHGRVFTRWNEGRIYFPPTYKYSDNSDRYAGEDMHPKEKRRTPAWCDRILWHGHGIQQLSYVRGESRFSDHRPVYSIFLAEVESINHSRIKKNMAYSSSRVEVEEMLPYAHGYLQPNFF; translated from the exons TTTTCATGGCCCAAGACATTGGTGAAGAAATGGCTCAACATCAAAGGCGAAACTGAGGATTTTCACGCCGATGACATCATTTCTGGAG GTGTTGATGAAGAATGGAGGAACAATTTCAGAGAGAGGGAGGAGGCATGCACTATCAAGAAAATCAAAACAG AAAGATCAGGGAGACGAACCTCAGATCGTCTCCGGAGAAGTAAGGTTGATCTTGAAGCGTCTCACCTCACAGATGTGAATAACTACAG AATCTTTGTGGCAACATGGAATGTGGCTGGGAAATCTCCTCCTAGTTGTTTGAATCTTGAGGAATGGCTGCACACTTCACCTCCAGCTGATGTTTATGTCCTAGG GTTTCAAGAAATTGTGCCTTTGAACGCTGGTAATGTTTTGGGCACAGAAGATAATGGCCCGGCTAGGAAATGGCTGGCACTTATTCGAGAAACGCTGAATAGTCTACCGGGGAGTAGTGGCAACTGTCGCACTCCTTCACCTGTGCCTGACCCTATTGTTGAGTTAGATGATGATTTTGAAGGGTCTAATTCCAGCAGGGAGAAGATTCCCTCTTTCTTCCAGCGCCGTTCCTTCCAGTCATTGAGCCGTAGCATGAGAGTGATGGGGGATATGTCGCAACCAAGGCTTGAAGGTAGGTACAGTGTCTGTGATAGGGCTATCTACGGGCATAGCAGGCCTAGTGATTATAGTTTTGATCCGAATGGGAGGTGGGATTGCTCCTCGGATGATGATAATAACAACGGACTGAGTGAGTCACATTGCACTTATTCTTCGCCCATTCCATACAATGGTTCTGCTTCTATGGACGATAGAGATAGGGGTCCTGTTCAGTCGAGATATTGCTTGGTTGCAAGCAAGCAAATGGTGGGGATTTTTCTCACCATTTGGATTAAAAGAGATTTGAGAGACGCTGTGCGGAATCTGAAGGTCTCGTGTGTAGGTCGAGGCTTGATGGGCTATCTTGGAAACAAG GGTTCAATATCTATCAGCATGTCTTTGCACCAAACGAGCTTTTGCTTCGTTTGTAGCCATTTGACCTCTGGAGAGAAGGATGGTGATGAGCTGAGGAGGAACTCTGATGTCATGGAGATTTTGAGGAAAACACGGTTCCCACGAGTTCATGGAGTTGGTGATGAGAAATCTCCTCAAACAATTCTTGAGCATGA TCGAATCATATGGCTCGGGGACTTGAATTACCGAATAGCCCTTTCTTACCGATGTGCAAAAGCTCTCGTTGAGATGAGGAACTGGAGAGTTTTGTTAGAAAATGACCAG CTTAGTATAGAGCAGCGACATGGGAGAGTCTTTACCAGATGGAATGAAGGGAGGATATACTTCCCTCCAACGTACAAATATTCAGATAACTCTGACCGGTATGCCGGTGAAGATATGCATCCAAAAGAGAAACGCAGAACACCAGCTTGGTGTGATCGTATACTATGGCACGGCCATGGCATCCAGCAACTATCATATGTTCGTGGGGAGTCTAGATTCTCAGATCACAGGCCCGTGTACAGTatatttctggcagaagtcgAGTCCATCAACCACAGCCGCATCAAGAAAAATATGGCATATTCAAGCTCAAGAGTTGAGGTTGAAGAaatgctgccatatgcacatgGATATCTTCAACCAAATTTCTTCTAA
- the LOC121767144 gene encoding type I inositol polyphosphate 5-phosphatase 4-like isoform X2 yields the protein MRDDNSKKSKTLVKKWLNIKGETEDFHADDIISGGVDEEWRNNFREREEACTIKKIKTERSGRRTSDRLRRSKVDLEASHLTDVNNYRIFVATWNVAGKSPPSCLNLEEWLHTSPPADVYVLGFQEIVPLNAGNVLGTEDNGPARKWLALIRETLNSLPGSSGNCRTPSPVPDPIVELDDDFEGSNSSREKIPSFFQRRSFQSLSRSMRVMGDMSQPRLEGRYSVCDRAIYGHSRPSDYSFDPNGRWDCSSDDDNNNGLSESHCTYSSPIPYNGSASMDDRDRGPVQSRYCLVASKQMVGIFLTIWIKRDLRDAVRNLKVSCVGRGLMGYLGNKGSISISMSLHQTSFCFVCSHLTSGEKDGDELRRNSDVMEILRKTRFPRVHGVGDEKSPQTILEHDRIIWLGDLNYRIALSYRCAKALVEMRNWRVLLENDQLSIEQRHGRVFTRWNEGRIYFPPTYKYSDNSDRYAGEDMHPKEKRRTPAWCDRILWHGHGIQQLSYVRGESRFSDHRPVYSIFLAEVESINHSRIKKNMAYSSSRVEVEEMLPYAHGYLQPNFF from the exons ACATTGGTGAAGAAATGGCTCAACATCAAAGGCGAAACTGAGGATTTTCACGCCGATGACATCATTTCTGGAG GTGTTGATGAAGAATGGAGGAACAATTTCAGAGAGAGGGAGGAGGCATGCACTATCAAGAAAATCAAAACAG AAAGATCAGGGAGACGAACCTCAGATCGTCTCCGGAGAAGTAAGGTTGATCTTGAAGCGTCTCACCTCACAGATGTGAATAACTACAG AATCTTTGTGGCAACATGGAATGTGGCTGGGAAATCTCCTCCTAGTTGTTTGAATCTTGAGGAATGGCTGCACACTTCACCTCCAGCTGATGTTTATGTCCTAGG GTTTCAAGAAATTGTGCCTTTGAACGCTGGTAATGTTTTGGGCACAGAAGATAATGGCCCGGCTAGGAAATGGCTGGCACTTATTCGAGAAACGCTGAATAGTCTACCGGGGAGTAGTGGCAACTGTCGCACTCCTTCACCTGTGCCTGACCCTATTGTTGAGTTAGATGATGATTTTGAAGGGTCTAATTCCAGCAGGGAGAAGATTCCCTCTTTCTTCCAGCGCCGTTCCTTCCAGTCATTGAGCCGTAGCATGAGAGTGATGGGGGATATGTCGCAACCAAGGCTTGAAGGTAGGTACAGTGTCTGTGATAGGGCTATCTACGGGCATAGCAGGCCTAGTGATTATAGTTTTGATCCGAATGGGAGGTGGGATTGCTCCTCGGATGATGATAATAACAACGGACTGAGTGAGTCACATTGCACTTATTCTTCGCCCATTCCATACAATGGTTCTGCTTCTATGGACGATAGAGATAGGGGTCCTGTTCAGTCGAGATATTGCTTGGTTGCAAGCAAGCAAATGGTGGGGATTTTTCTCACCATTTGGATTAAAAGAGATTTGAGAGACGCTGTGCGGAATCTGAAGGTCTCGTGTGTAGGTCGAGGCTTGATGGGCTATCTTGGAAACAAG GGTTCAATATCTATCAGCATGTCTTTGCACCAAACGAGCTTTTGCTTCGTTTGTAGCCATTTGACCTCTGGAGAGAAGGATGGTGATGAGCTGAGGAGGAACTCTGATGTCATGGAGATTTTGAGGAAAACACGGTTCCCACGAGTTCATGGAGTTGGTGATGAGAAATCTCCTCAAACAATTCTTGAGCATGA TCGAATCATATGGCTCGGGGACTTGAATTACCGAATAGCCCTTTCTTACCGATGTGCAAAAGCTCTCGTTGAGATGAGGAACTGGAGAGTTTTGTTAGAAAATGACCAG CTTAGTATAGAGCAGCGACATGGGAGAGTCTTTACCAGATGGAATGAAGGGAGGATATACTTCCCTCCAACGTACAAATATTCAGATAACTCTGACCGGTATGCCGGTGAAGATATGCATCCAAAAGAGAAACGCAGAACACCAGCTTGGTGTGATCGTATACTATGGCACGGCCATGGCATCCAGCAACTATCATATGTTCGTGGGGAGTCTAGATTCTCAGATCACAGGCCCGTGTACAGTatatttctggcagaagtcgAGTCCATCAACCACAGCCGCATCAAGAAAAATATGGCATATTCAAGCTCAAGAGTTGAGGTTGAAGAaatgctgccatatgcacatgGATATCTTCAACCAAATTTCTTCTAA
- the LOC121767144 gene encoding type IV inositol polyphosphate 5-phosphatase 7-like isoform X3, translating to MEEQFQREGGGMHYQENQNRSGRRTSDRLRRSKVDLEASHLTDVNNYRIFVATWNVAGKSPPSCLNLEEWLHTSPPADVYVLGFQEIVPLNAGNVLGTEDNGPARKWLALIRETLNSLPGSSGNCRTPSPVPDPIVELDDDFEGSNSSREKIPSFFQRRSFQSLSRSMRVMGDMSQPRLEGRYSVCDRAIYGHSRPSDYSFDPNGRWDCSSDDDNNNGLSESHCTYSSPIPYNGSASMDDRDRGPVQSRYCLVASKQMVGIFLTIWIKRDLRDAVRNLKVSCVGRGLMGYLGNKGSISISMSLHQTSFCFVCSHLTSGEKDGDELRRNSDVMEILRKTRFPRVHGVGDEKSPQTILEHDRIIWLGDLNYRIALSYRCAKALVEMRNWRVLLENDQLSIEQRHGRVFTRWNEGRIYFPPTYKYSDNSDRYAGEDMHPKEKRRTPAWCDRILWHGHGIQQLSYVRGESRFSDHRPVYSIFLAEVESINHSRIKKNMAYSSSRVEVEEMLPYAHGYLQPNFF from the exons ATGGAGGAACAATTTCAGAGAGAGGGAGGAGGCATGCACTATCAAGAAAATCAAAACAG ATCAGGGAGACGAACCTCAGATCGTCTCCGGAGAAGTAAGGTTGATCTTGAAGCGTCTCACCTCACAGATGTGAATAACTACAG AATCTTTGTGGCAACATGGAATGTGGCTGGGAAATCTCCTCCTAGTTGTTTGAATCTTGAGGAATGGCTGCACACTTCACCTCCAGCTGATGTTTATGTCCTAGG GTTTCAAGAAATTGTGCCTTTGAACGCTGGTAATGTTTTGGGCACAGAAGATAATGGCCCGGCTAGGAAATGGCTGGCACTTATTCGAGAAACGCTGAATAGTCTACCGGGGAGTAGTGGCAACTGTCGCACTCCTTCACCTGTGCCTGACCCTATTGTTGAGTTAGATGATGATTTTGAAGGGTCTAATTCCAGCAGGGAGAAGATTCCCTCTTTCTTCCAGCGCCGTTCCTTCCAGTCATTGAGCCGTAGCATGAGAGTGATGGGGGATATGTCGCAACCAAGGCTTGAAGGTAGGTACAGTGTCTGTGATAGGGCTATCTACGGGCATAGCAGGCCTAGTGATTATAGTTTTGATCCGAATGGGAGGTGGGATTGCTCCTCGGATGATGATAATAACAACGGACTGAGTGAGTCACATTGCACTTATTCTTCGCCCATTCCATACAATGGTTCTGCTTCTATGGACGATAGAGATAGGGGTCCTGTTCAGTCGAGATATTGCTTGGTTGCAAGCAAGCAAATGGTGGGGATTTTTCTCACCATTTGGATTAAAAGAGATTTGAGAGACGCTGTGCGGAATCTGAAGGTCTCGTGTGTAGGTCGAGGCTTGATGGGCTATCTTGGAAACAAG GGTTCAATATCTATCAGCATGTCTTTGCACCAAACGAGCTTTTGCTTCGTTTGTAGCCATTTGACCTCTGGAGAGAAGGATGGTGATGAGCTGAGGAGGAACTCTGATGTCATGGAGATTTTGAGGAAAACACGGTTCCCACGAGTTCATGGAGTTGGTGATGAGAAATCTCCTCAAACAATTCTTGAGCATGA TCGAATCATATGGCTCGGGGACTTGAATTACCGAATAGCCCTTTCTTACCGATGTGCAAAAGCTCTCGTTGAGATGAGGAACTGGAGAGTTTTGTTAGAAAATGACCAG CTTAGTATAGAGCAGCGACATGGGAGAGTCTTTACCAGATGGAATGAAGGGAGGATATACTTCCCTCCAACGTACAAATATTCAGATAACTCTGACCGGTATGCCGGTGAAGATATGCATCCAAAAGAGAAACGCAGAACACCAGCTTGGTGTGATCGTATACTATGGCACGGCCATGGCATCCAGCAACTATCATATGTTCGTGGGGAGTCTAGATTCTCAGATCACAGGCCCGTGTACAGTatatttctggcagaagtcgAGTCCATCAACCACAGCCGCATCAAGAAAAATATGGCATATTCAAGCTCAAGAGTTGAGGTTGAAGAaatgctgccatatgcacatgGATATCTTCAACCAAATTTCTTCTAA